The Rubrobacter naiadicus genome contains a region encoding:
- a CDS encoding ROK family transcriptional regulator, translating into MAVSRGARNLRRHNRSLVLKVIRTHGPISRSGIVEASGLSMAAVVEICEELMERGLVREAGVGISTGGRPPVLLELVPRAYSAVGLEVGPRRLTAVVTDLNAGILVRSAAPSGMERGPEELWRRVRSVLEKVLGEAEGLKSGKVAGIGLALPAPVFSSDAAGFSPPSYPGWGRFEIVEKVRQEYGLPVVADNDANASALGEHLFGAGRGVRQMLYVIVHRGVG; encoded by the coding sequence TTGGCGGTCAGCAGGGGGGCGCGCAACCTCCGGCGGCACAACAGGAGCCTGGTGCTCAAGGTGATCAGGACACATGGCCCGATCTCGCGGTCCGGGATCGTCGAGGCGAGTGGGTTGAGCATGGCGGCGGTGGTGGAGATCTGTGAGGAGCTCATGGAGCGGGGGCTCGTGCGGGAGGCGGGGGTTGGGATCTCCACGGGTGGGAGGCCGCCGGTGTTGCTGGAGCTCGTCCCGCGGGCGTACAGCGCGGTGGGGCTCGAGGTGGGACCCCGCCGGCTCACGGCGGTGGTCACGGATCTCAACGCCGGGATCCTCGTACGTTCTGCGGCTCCTTCGGGGATGGAGCGGGGGCCTGAGGAGCTCTGGCGGAGGGTACGGTCCGTACTGGAGAAGGTGCTCGGGGAGGCCGAGGGGCTAAAGAGCGGAAAAGTGGCCGGGATAGGGCTCGCGCTGCCGGCCCCGGTTTTCTCCTCCGATGCGGCGGGGTTCAGCCCGCCGAGTTATCCCGGCTGGGGCCGCTTCGAGATCGTGGAGAAGGTCCGGCAGGAGTACGGGCTGCCGGTGGTCGCGGACAACGACGCCAACGCCTCCGCGCTCGGGGAGCACCTCTTCGGGGCGGGCCGGGGAGTAAGGCAGATGCTCTACGTCATCGTCCATCGGGGTGTGGG
- a CDS encoding mannosyltransferase family protein, translated as MGQREAAGRTLPFVLGVYAASRLLYFAAGAIMARTLPISSFQRRTSDVPYGRLNTWSHWDGEHYIHLAASGYLNPPYDESPAFFPLYPLLVRALDSLFGGPVSLPALGVWGVIVSLAALPFALYFVYRLAEDAGGPRTARASVLVLAFFPTAFFLNAVYTESLFLALSAGALWAVRVRKNLLLACVLAGLACATRNVGIFLLVPLALEWLRRRREYGLRGAACLALAPSGLLLYAAYLWWRFGNPLLFYTGQRRWGREPTGPLHALVTAFEQAGRGLAQLSGMRPGAGSGSLMDHLAATNETYNLLFLLLALTLLVAGARSLPPGMSAYAFLLVAVPALFGTPQDPLMGMPRFVLVAFPIFITLGALVGKRKVALRLWLAVNIAFSLFLCALFVSWRFVA; from the coding sequence ATGGGCCAGAGGGAGGCCGCCGGGCGCACGCTCCCCTTCGTCCTCGGCGTCTACGCCGCAAGCCGCCTCCTCTACTTCGCCGCCGGGGCGATCATGGCCCGCACCCTTCCCATAAGCTCCTTCCAGAGGCGGACCTCGGACGTCCCCTACGGCCGACTGAACACGTGGTCGCACTGGGACGGCGAACACTACATCCACCTCGCCGCCTCCGGCTACCTGAACCCACCCTACGACGAGTCACCGGCCTTCTTCCCCCTCTACCCGCTGCTGGTGCGCGCCCTCGACTCCCTCTTCGGCGGTCCCGTCTCCCTGCCCGCCCTCGGGGTGTGGGGCGTTATCGTCTCTCTCGCCGCGCTGCCGTTCGCACTCTACTTCGTCTACCGCCTGGCGGAGGACGCAGGAGGTCCGCGGACGGCGCGGGCCTCCGTGCTCGTGCTCGCGTTCTTCCCGACCGCGTTCTTCCTGAACGCCGTCTACACCGAGAGCCTCTTCCTCGCGCTCTCGGCGGGCGCGCTGTGGGCCGTGAGGGTGAGGAAGAACCTCCTGCTCGCCTGCGTTCTGGCCGGTCTCGCCTGCGCCACCCGCAACGTGGGCATCTTCCTCCTCGTGCCTCTGGCCCTGGAGTGGCTGCGCCGCCGCCGTGAGTACGGCCTGCGGGGTGCCGCCTGTCTCGCTCTCGCCCCCTCCGGACTTCTCCTTTACGCCGCCTACCTCTGGTGGCGCTTCGGTAACCCGCTCCTCTTCTACACAGGACAGAGGCGTTGGGGAAGGGAACCCACCGGACCTCTCCACGCCCTCGTAACGGCGTTCGAGCAGGCCGGCCGGGGGCTCGCGCAACTCTCCGGGATGCGACCCGGAGCCGGCTCCGGGAGCCTCATGGACCACCTGGCCGCTACCAACGAGACCTACAACCTGCTCTTCCTGCTGCTCGCCCTGACGCTCCTCGTGGCGGGGGCGCGGAGCCTCCCGCCGGGGATGAGCGCCTACGCCTTCCTGCTCGTCGCCGTCCCCGCGCTCTTCGGTACCCCGCAGGACCCACTCATGGGGATGCCGCGCTTCGTCCTCGTGGCCTTCCCGATCTTCATCACGCTCGGTGCCCTCGTCGGGAAGAGAAAGGTGGCATTGCGCCTCTGGCTCGCCGTCAACATCGCCTTCTCGCTCTTCCTGTGCGCTCTGTTCGTCAGCTGGCGGTTCGTCGCCTGA
- a CDS encoding glycosyltransferase family 87 protein gives MISDLVRVVPVALALVLVPGWFWARWLTRSTDLAEQVIHAVAFSMVLVSAAALVEVRLTGGGLTLPLAVIAPAAVFLAGAGLFVWSGAAGKPEKRPVAGFPVPLTAPSLVPLALAAALVLAGDFLYQGLFWAAGSCWGWPSPACTASGEAQRFMLPVAALVVLAGAVQVLSFRRLSWAGSGEEAAGERSVDSGGRTKKVLLGLVLLAVLVRGYSGPVLHDWPFIRGVDNYSHAVMANLMLSTGNDSSYLIYPPGFHLLTAEISRLSGVEPLDTFPVVAPLMMLGPTLALYTLGRRMWGWEVGVAAAFFGGFLAGGIYYYFDDAMYPNLTAAQILLVMTIGALVSLYSRPGWRSGLAFAVLGSGVVLYHQVTSLYLVVLLAPVAVFALVYLLLTSQRRAAATLFFSLVLLAVLSVAYAWDTYHIPRLIAHLMDGAFGTGKTASAVEMAIGTQPTYGYAVMVGTTISQPIAWLGLLGLVVSTGSLFVARRREGAAVLSKVTLLVWFLVMLAGSSTSLSGFPQRFGRDISVPLALFAAFALVMLLRSLLWLRGPLPVYAASAAVLLVGGLVGLRAVQSIEQAAGPSPEVTMTPQIAAAGEWLKEHNTGGNIMVSPQSNQVPSRMMLAMGHYSALQSFTAGQVAHPRDLPPHPPQRYWNVLWVMTHPQGQKTQQILKEYDVRYIVLYKREPDRPVVPYWTLFKQYPNLYRTVFENQDVLIVAPRRFSGTG, from the coding sequence GTGATCTCGGATCTCGTCCGCGTGGTACCCGTTGCTCTGGCGCTTGTGCTGGTTCCCGGATGGTTCTGGGCGCGGTGGCTGACCCGGAGCACGGACCTCGCGGAGCAGGTGATCCACGCCGTCGCTTTCTCGATGGTGCTGGTCTCCGCGGCGGCTCTGGTCGAGGTACGCCTGACCGGAGGGGGACTGACGCTGCCTCTGGCGGTGATCGCGCCGGCCGCCGTATTTTTGGCCGGGGCCGGGCTCTTCGTGTGGTCCGGGGCGGCGGGGAAGCCCGAGAAGAGGCCGGTGGCTGGATTCCCCGTGCCGCTCACCGCGCCTTCTCTGGTCCCGCTCGCGCTGGCGGCGGCGCTGGTGCTGGCCGGGGACTTCCTCTACCAGGGGCTCTTCTGGGCTGCGGGCTCGTGCTGGGGCTGGCCCTCCCCGGCCTGCACGGCGAGCGGCGAGGCGCAGAGGTTCATGCTCCCGGTCGCGGCGCTCGTCGTGCTCGCCGGGGCCGTGCAGGTGTTGAGTTTCCGCCGGCTTTCCTGGGCCGGATCGGGTGAGGAAGCCGCGGGAGAGCGAAGCGTGGACTCCGGAGGCCGGACGAAGAAGGTGTTGCTCGGGCTGGTCTTGCTCGCGGTGCTCGTGCGCGGTTACTCGGGACCGGTGCTGCACGACTGGCCGTTCATCCGCGGGGTGGACAACTACTCGCACGCGGTGATGGCCAACCTGATGCTCTCCACGGGCAACGACTCCTCCTACCTGATCTACCCGCCGGGATTCCATCTGCTGACCGCGGAGATCTCGCGCCTGAGCGGGGTCGAGCCGCTCGACACCTTCCCCGTCGTGGCCCCGCTGATGATGCTCGGCCCCACCCTCGCCCTCTACACGCTCGGGCGCAGGATGTGGGGGTGGGAGGTAGGGGTCGCCGCGGCGTTCTTCGGCGGTTTCCTCGCCGGGGGCATCTACTACTACTTCGACGACGCGATGTACCCGAACCTCACCGCCGCTCAGATCCTGCTGGTCATGACCATCGGCGCGCTGGTCTCGCTCTACTCCCGTCCCGGCTGGCGCAGCGGGCTCGCGTTCGCCGTCCTCGGCTCCGGGGTCGTCCTCTACCATCAGGTCACGTCCCTGTATCTGGTCGTGCTGCTCGCACCCGTAGCGGTCTTCGCCCTGGTCTACCTACTCCTCACCAGCCAGAGGAGGGCAGCCGCGACGCTCTTCTTCAGCCTCGTCCTGCTGGCGGTTCTCTCGGTGGCCTACGCCTGGGACACCTACCACATCCCGCGTCTCATCGCCCACCTCATGGACGGGGCCTTCGGCACCGGCAAGACGGCGAGCGCGGTCGAGATGGCGATAGGCACCCAGCCCACTTACGGCTACGCGGTGATGGTCGGTACCACCATCTCCCAGCCGATAGCCTGGCTCGGGCTCCTCGGGCTGGTGGTGAGCACGGGTTCCCTGTTCGTCGCCCGCAGACGCGAGGGTGCGGCGGTGCTCTCGAAGGTGACGCTGCTCGTATGGTTCCTGGTGATGCTGGCGGGTAGCAGTACTTCGCTCTCCGGATTCCCCCAGCGCTTCGGGCGCGACATAAGCGTCCCGCTCGCGCTGTTCGCCGCCTTCGCGCTCGTCATGCTGCTTAGATCCCTGCTGTGGCTGCGCGGGCCGCTCCCCGTCTACGCCGCCTCCGCGGCGGTGTTGCTCGTCGGCGGGCTCGTCGGGCTGCGCGCGGTGCAGAGCATAGAGCAGGCCGCCGGCCCCAGCCCGGAGGTCACCATGACCCCGCAGATAGCCGCCGCGGGCGAGTGGCTCAAGGAGCACAACACCGGCGGCAACATCATGGTCAGCCCGCAGTCCAACCAGGTCCCGAGCCGCATGATGCTCGCGATGGGCCACTACAGCGCGCTGCAGTCGTTCACCGCCGGGCAGGTCGCCCATCCGAGAGACCTCCCGCCCCACCCACCGCAGCGCTACTGGAACGTGCTGTGGGTGATGACCCATCCGCAGGGCCAGAAGACGCAGCAGATATTGAAGGAGTACGACGTGCGCTACATCGTGCTCTACAAGCGGGAGCCCGACCGGCCGGTGGTGCCCTACTGGACGCTCTTCAAGCAGTACCCGAACCTCTACCGGACGGTCTTCGAGAACCAGGACGTCCTGATCGTCGCGCCGCGCCGCTTCTCCGGTACGGGATAG
- a CDS encoding UDP-sulfoquinovose synthase, with translation MRVMVLGGDGYCGWPTSLHLSDCGHEVVIVDNFVRRQIDHELGVQSLTPIATLKQRVRAWKEVSGQEIAVEVGDLLDWEFVSGVIKSYRPDAVVHFAEQRAAPYSMIDRAHAVYTQHNNVIGTLNLLFAIKEHAPECHLVKLGTMGEYGTPNIDIEEGYIEIEHNGRKDILPFPKQPGSWYHLSKVHDSHNIAFACKIWDLKATDLNQGVVYGTVTEQTERDERLINRFDYDEIYGTALNRFCIQAAIGHPMTVYGKGGQTRGFLDIRDTVRCIELAIEHPAEPGEFRVFNQFTEEFSILDLAKMVKEAASKLGIEAKIENLPNPRVEAEEHYYNAKHTKLLDLGLEPHYLKESLLDSLLNIAMRYKERVEPDAIDPKVSWREGQRKERKAPSAV, from the coding sequence ATGAGAGTGATGGTTCTGGGCGGGGACGGCTACTGTGGCTGGCCCACTTCGCTACACCTCTCCGACTGCGGGCACGAGGTGGTGATCGTAGACAACTTCGTGCGCCGGCAGATAGACCATGAGCTCGGCGTGCAGAGCCTCACCCCGATAGCCACCCTCAAGCAGAGGGTCAGGGCCTGGAAGGAGGTGAGCGGCCAGGAGATAGCCGTCGAGGTAGGGGATCTTCTGGACTGGGAGTTCGTCTCCGGGGTGATAAAGAGCTACCGTCCCGACGCGGTGGTCCACTTCGCCGAGCAGCGGGCGGCGCCCTACTCGATGATCGACCGGGCGCACGCGGTCTACACCCAGCACAACAACGTGATAGGCACGCTGAACCTGCTCTTCGCGATAAAGGAGCATGCGCCGGAGTGCCATCTGGTCAAGCTGGGGACCATGGGCGAGTACGGCACGCCCAACATAGACATAGAAGAGGGCTACATAGAGATAGAGCACAACGGCAGGAAGGACATTCTGCCGTTTCCCAAGCAGCCCGGCAGCTGGTACCACCTCAGCAAGGTGCACGACTCGCACAACATAGCCTTCGCGTGCAAGATCTGGGATCTGAAAGCCACCGACCTCAACCAGGGGGTCGTCTACGGGACGGTCACCGAGCAGACCGAGCGTGACGAGCGGCTGATAAACCGCTTCGACTACGACGAGATCTACGGCACGGCCCTGAACCGCTTCTGCATCCAGGCGGCGATAGGCCATCCGATGACGGTCTACGGCAAGGGCGGACAGACGAGGGGCTTCCTCGACATCCGCGACACGGTCAGGTGCATAGAGCTCGCCATAGAGCATCCGGCCGAGCCCGGGGAGTTCCGGGTGTTCAACCAGTTCACCGAGGAGTTCAGCATCCTCGATTTGGCGAAGATGGTCAAGGAGGCCGCCTCCAAGCTGGGGATAGAGGCGAAGATCGAGAACCTCCCGAACCCCAGGGTCGAGGCCGAGGAGCACTACTACAACGCCAAGCACACCAAGCTTCTGGACCTCGGTCTGGAGCCGCACTACCTCAAGGAGAGCCTGCTCGACTCCCTTTTGAACATAGCGATGCGCTACAAGGAGAGGGTCGAGCCCGACGCCATAGATCCCAAGGTCTCCTGGCGGGAGGGCCAGCGTAAGGAGAGAAAGGCGCCTTCGGCGGTATGA
- a CDS encoding glycosyltransferase family 2 protein: MMAFDHIRFAGILVAAVIAAASILAYRGGRWRRFDLLLALVVAAGVAVFSVFPKVGNVLLYVFQLQNRGFAILVAAVLVLFALVVYLIGKVQDVSRRNGQVVTALAVRQYKERYDPPQPLPEGARGRILIVVPAYNEAGGIAQVLSRVPKELMGYEVRTVVVDDGSSDATEEIARNLGYPVVSHVVNRGQGDALRTGFAISRLERADMVINLDADGQYLPEEMERLIVPIIEDEADFVLGSRFMGFYEEAGSVRHIGVVFFSKMISLLTGKKITDSTNGFRAIRGSMLPKLDLREDRFNATELILEALKKGLRFKEVPVTMLKRAEGVSKKPPKLRYPLGVFRVIIQTWLR, encoded by the coding sequence ATGATGGCGTTCGACCACATCAGGTTCGCCGGGATACTCGTCGCCGCGGTAATCGCGGCGGCGAGCATCCTGGCCTACAGAGGAGGCAGGTGGCGCCGGTTCGACCTGCTGCTCGCCCTCGTCGTGGCCGCGGGGGTCGCGGTCTTCTCGGTCTTCCCGAAGGTCGGCAACGTACTGCTCTACGTCTTCCAGCTCCAGAACCGGGGCTTCGCCATTCTGGTCGCCGCGGTGCTGGTTCTGTTCGCGCTCGTGGTCTACCTGATCGGCAAGGTGCAGGACGTGAGCCGCAGAAACGGTCAGGTCGTGACCGCGCTCGCCGTGAGGCAGTACAAGGAGCGCTACGACCCGCCGCAGCCGCTGCCCGAGGGGGCGCGCGGCAGGATCCTCATCGTCGTCCCCGCCTACAACGAGGCCGGGGGCATCGCCCAGGTCCTCTCGCGGGTACCCAAAGAGCTCATGGGTTACGAGGTCAGGACCGTCGTCGTCGACGACGGCTCATCCGACGCCACCGAGGAGATCGCCCGCAACCTCGGCTACCCGGTCGTCTCGCACGTGGTCAACCGCGGGCAGGGCGACGCGCTGAGGACCGGCTTCGCCATCTCCCGGCTCGAGCGGGCCGACATGGTCATAAACCTCGACGCCGACGGCCAGTATCTGCCGGAGGAGATGGAGCGTCTGATCGTCCCGATAATCGAGGACGAGGCGGACTTCGTCCTCGGCTCGCGCTTCATGGGCTTCTACGAGGAGGCCGGGAGCGTCCGGCACATCGGCGTCGTGTTCTTCTCGAAGATGATCTCGCTCCTGACCGGCAAGAAGATAACCGACTCGACGAACGGCTTCCGCGCGATAAGGGGCTCGATGCTCCCGAAGCTCGACCTCAGGGAGGACCGCTTCAACGCCACCGAGCTCATCCTCGAGGCGCTCAAGAAGGGGCTGCGCTTCAAGGAGGTGCCGGTGACGATGCTCAAGCGTGCCGAAGGCGTGAGCAAGAAGCCCCCGAAGCTGCGCTACCCGCTCGGCGTCTTCCGGGTGATCATACAGACCTGGCTGCGGTAG
- a CDS encoding lipopolysaccharide biosynthesis protein, with protein MLKTRQQGVGAGSAYMIVSLGISGVLTYAFQSFAAHTLGKSGYGPLALLWSATFLTVQVLWIAGTQTLGRYVSERAARGEDWRPVVASVRRWQAGLAAAFVILAAAASPILTERVFQGHAWLSWAFIAAVVAYAPEYFRRGIFNGHRQFSRLGAQLVSEQTGRLVIAVVLLAAGMGVFGAAVAIVLAPIIGVLAVRPTPADPPQKEGEPFSAGRAARFAAPVLVCMAVAQAFANGGVILVSLLGGTLPQVSVFAAALILTRIPQYVLSPAVESLLPHASRILASEGRAAFERFVGRALGLVALVGLLMVAGTWPLGQWAVRLFAGSDFHASRGLLVMLAALAAFYLICDMLNQALFARGLARLAALAWVLGLPVAGASLALSGAGVMSRVALALLAGMVAVSLFQVAFYLLSGSRE; from the coding sequence GTGCTCAAGACCCGTCAGCAGGGTGTGGGCGCGGGCAGCGCCTACATGATCGTCTCCCTGGGCATCTCCGGCGTCCTGACCTACGCCTTTCAGAGCTTCGCGGCCCACACCCTGGGCAAGAGCGGCTACGGGCCGCTCGCGCTGCTCTGGTCCGCGACCTTCCTCACGGTGCAGGTGCTCTGGATCGCCGGCACCCAGACCCTCGGGCGCTACGTCTCCGAGCGGGCCGCCCGGGGCGAGGACTGGCGTCCCGTGGTCGCCTCGGTGCGCCGCTGGCAGGCGGGGCTCGCCGCCGCCTTCGTCATCCTGGCGGCCGCCGCTAGTCCGATCCTCACCGAACGCGTCTTCCAGGGGCACGCCTGGCTGAGCTGGGCCTTCATAGCGGCCGTGGTCGCCTACGCGCCGGAGTATTTCCGGCGCGGCATCTTCAACGGCCACCGCCAGTTCTCCCGTCTCGGGGCCCAGCTCGTCTCCGAGCAGACCGGCAGGCTCGTCATAGCCGTGGTGCTGCTCGCCGCGGGGATGGGCGTCTTCGGGGCGGCGGTCGCGATCGTACTCGCCCCGATCATCGGGGTGCTCGCCGTGAGACCCACCCCGGCCGACCCGCCACAGAAGGAAGGCGAGCCCTTCTCCGCCGGGCGGGCGGCGCGCTTCGCCGCGCCCGTGCTCGTCTGCATGGCCGTCGCGCAGGCCTTCGCCAACGGCGGCGTGATCCTGGTGAGCCTGCTCGGCGGCACCCTCCCGCAGGTCAGCGTCTTCGCCGCGGCCCTGATCCTGACCCGCATCCCGCAGTACGTGCTGAGCCCGGCCGTCGAGAGCCTGCTGCCGCACGCGAGCCGTATCCTCGCCTCCGAGGGCCGCGCCGCCTTCGAGCGCTTCGTCGGGAGGGCGCTCGGCCTCGTGGCGCTCGTCGGGCTGCTCATGGTCGCCGGGACCTGGCCGCTCGGGCAGTGGGCGGTGCGGCTCTTCGCCGGTTCGGACTTCCACGCCAGCAGAGGGCTGCTGGTCATGCTGGCCGCCCTGGCCGCCTTCTACCTGATCTGCGACATGTTGAACCAGGCGCTCTTCGCCCGCGGGTTGGCCAGGCTCGCCGCGCTCGCCTGGGTGCTCGGGCTGCCCGTCGCGGGCGCGTCCCTCGCGCTCTCGGGCGCCGGGGTGATGAGCCGGGTCGCCCTCGCGCTGCTCGCCGGGATGGTCGCCGTCTCGCTCTTCCAGGTCGCCTTCTACCTGCTCAGCGGCTCCCGCGAATGA
- a CDS encoding NAD-dependent epimerase/dehydratase family protein: protein MNWLITGGCGFIGSALVRALVSEGGHSIRVLDDLSVGSREDLAGVCGFSETPAEEVGEMAGEGVELVVGDILDDELALRAARGAEVVVHLAANTGVAPSVENPRKDCLANVVGTLNYLEAARHAGAGRFVFASSGAAVGEVEPPIHENLAPHPASPYGASKLAGEGYCSAYFLAYGLETVALRFGNVYGPGSGHKILNAVPRFISRAMRGEPLEIYGDGTQTRDFIYIEDLVRAVRLAAERPGVGGEIFQIATSSETTVLELVEKLIPVLSDFGIEDVEIQHAAPRPGDVKRNYSDTSKARRMLGWQAEVSLEEGLRRTAEWFIRGSR from the coding sequence TTGAACTGGCTCATCACCGGGGGTTGCGGTTTCATAGGCTCCGCGCTCGTGAGGGCGCTCGTCTCGGAGGGGGGACACTCGATCAGGGTCCTCGACGACCTCTCGGTGGGAAGCCGGGAGGATCTCGCCGGGGTGTGCGGGTTCTCGGAGACCCCGGCAGAAGAGGTCGGGGAGATGGCGGGGGAGGGGGTGGAGCTCGTCGTCGGGGACATCCTCGACGATGAGCTCGCGCTGCGAGCGGCGCGGGGCGCTGAGGTGGTGGTGCATCTGGCGGCGAACACCGGCGTCGCACCTTCGGTCGAGAACCCACGCAAGGACTGCCTCGCCAACGTCGTGGGGACGCTCAACTACCTGGAGGCCGCCCGTCACGCGGGGGCGGGGAGGTTCGTCTTCGCCTCGAGCGGGGCCGCGGTCGGGGAGGTCGAGCCCCCGATACACGAGAACCTCGCCCCGCACCCGGCGAGCCCCTACGGGGCGAGCAAGCTCGCCGGGGAGGGCTACTGCTCGGCCTACTTCCTCGCCTACGGGCTCGAGACCGTCGCGCTGCGCTTCGGCAACGTCTACGGCCCGGGCTCGGGGCACAAGATCCTGAACGCGGTCCCGCGCTTCATCAGCCGGGCGATGCGGGGCGAGCCGCTCGAGATCTACGGCGACGGCACCCAGACCCGGGACTTCATCTACATAGAAGATCTCGTGCGCGCGGTACGGCTCGCGGCCGAGAGGCCGGGCGTGGGTGGTGAGATCTTCCAGATCGCGACCAGCTCGGAGACGACTGTGCTGGAGCTCGTCGAGAAGCTCATCCCGGTGCTCTCCGACTTCGGGATAGAGGACGTGGAGATCCAACACGCCGCGCCCAGACCGGGCGACGTGAAGCGCAACTACTCGGACACCTCTAAGGCCCGCCGGATGCTCGGATGGCAGGCCGAGGTGAGCCTGGAGGAGGGCCTGAGGCGCACGGCGGAGTGGTTCATTCGCGGGAGCCGCTGA
- a CDS encoding NUDIX domain-containing protein has translation MVGVMALIEREGRLLLERRSDCGRWGMVGGAVEVDEPLGEALRREVREETGLSVSSSELFCVFSDPSKIVAYPDGNVVRVISFAYRVSVEDFSDLRRSPESLDLAFFSREEIEELDVIETGRPVLAAYFSGARGPVVLE, from the coding sequence ATGGTCGGGGTGATGGCGCTCATCGAGCGCGAGGGGCGTCTGCTCCTGGAGCGGCGCAGCGACTGCGGACGGTGGGGGATGGTGGGCGGGGCCGTGGAGGTCGACGAGCCGCTCGGGGAGGCGCTCCGGCGCGAGGTGCGCGAGGAGACCGGGCTCTCGGTGAGCTCCTCGGAGCTCTTCTGCGTCTTCTCCGATCCGTCGAAGATCGTCGCCTACCCCGACGGGAACGTCGTGCGGGTGATCTCGTTCGCTTACCGGGTCTCGGTGGAGGACTTCTCGGATCTCCGGCGCAGCCCGGAGTCGCTCGATCTCGCGTTCTTCAGTCGGGAGGAGATCGAGGAGCTCGACGTCATAGAGACCGGAAGACCGGTGCTCGCGGCGTACTTCTCCGGGGCTCGGGGGCCGGTGGTGCTCGAGTAG
- a CDS encoding undecaprenyl diphosphate synthase family protein, giving the protein MKLIRRKPTRSKRRRPKASPAHVALVAERSGPREAPPLVPLLEAAGELGMRTLMICPPPGGEGGVISEVGAEEALRLGVRLRFCGLPEELRREAARAESLTARARGLEVCITPGYYGGRAEIVAAVKSLAAEGVPPEKIDETAISGRLAAPAACDLDLIVYAGDRPRFSDLLLWEMAYAEFYAAGRPWPELTAADLERAVESYASRSRRRGGVEPADTGP; this is encoded by the coding sequence TTGAAGCTGATCCGGAGAAAGCCCACACGAAGCAAGCGCAGGAGACCCAAGGCCTCGCCGGCCCACGTGGCGCTGGTGGCCGAACGCAGCGGCCCGCGGGAGGCCCCACCCCTCGTCCCCCTGCTGGAAGCCGCCGGAGAACTCGGGATGAGGACGCTCATGATCTGTCCGCCGCCCGGCGGCGAGGGCGGCGTCATCTCCGAAGTCGGTGCGGAGGAGGCGCTCCGGCTCGGGGTACGCCTGCGGTTCTGCGGCCTCCCGGAGGAGCTGAGGCGCGAAGCCGCGCGGGCGGAGAGCCTGACGGCCCGCGCCCGCGGCCTGGAGGTGTGCATAACCCCGGGATACTACGGCGGCCGGGCGGAGATCGTCGCGGCGGTGAAGTCCCTCGCCGCGGAGGGTGTCCCACCCGAGAAGATCGACGAGACCGCCATCTCCGGACGTCTCGCCGCTCCCGCCGCCTGCGATCTGGACCTGATCGTCTACGCCGGAGACCGCCCGCGCTTCTCGGACCTCCTGCTCTGGGAGATGGCCTACGCCGAATTCTACGCCGCCGGCCGCCCGTGGCCGGAGCTCACCGCCGCGGACCTGGAACGGGCGGTCGAGTCCTACGCCTCCCGGTCTCGCCGCCGCGGAGGCGTAGAGCCCGCAGACACCGGCCCCTAG
- a CDS encoding thiamine pyrophosphate-dependent dehydrogenase E1 component subunit alpha yields MDTSTRLSLYRTMVRIRAFEEAIRREYYVGKQPVFDIGAGPVPGEMHLAAGQEPVAAGLCAHLRSDDALTGPHRPHHIALAHGVDMKRMTAEIFGRESGLCHGKGGHMHLFAPEVHFGCSGIIAEGMPTACGQALAFKKRGTDQVAAAVVGEGAVNQGGFHESLNLAALWKLPVIFVVEDNDWGISVPRSASTSNFSATDRGRAYGIPGERVEDNSVEGVYEACGRAVQRARRSEGPSLIEVHTLRLWGHFEGDAQGYRESELEDVPGRDPIPTYRRTLIEEGLLDEEEAQRIRAEAEEEVEAAIRFAKESPEPAPDEALEHVFA; encoded by the coding sequence ATGGATACGAGCACACGCCTCTCGCTATACAGGACGATGGTCCGCATCCGGGCCTTCGAAGAGGCGATAAGACGGGAGTACTACGTGGGCAAGCAGCCCGTCTTCGACATCGGGGCCGGCCCGGTACCGGGCGAGATGCACCTCGCGGCGGGCCAGGAGCCGGTGGCCGCCGGGTTGTGCGCCCACCTGAGGTCCGACGACGCCCTCACGGGTCCCCACCGCCCGCACCACATCGCGCTCGCCCACGGGGTGGACATGAAGCGGATGACCGCTGAGATCTTCGGGCGCGAGAGCGGCCTGTGCCACGGCAAGGGCGGTCACATGCACCTCTTCGCCCCGGAAGTCCACTTCGGGTGCTCGGGGATAATCGCGGAGGGCATGCCGACCGCCTGCGGGCAGGCGCTCGCGTTCAAGAAACGCGGTACAGATCAGGTAGCGGCCGCCGTCGTCGGGGAGGGGGCCGTAAACCAGGGCGGCTTCCACGAGTCGCTGAACCTCGCCGCGCTGTGGAAGCTCCCGGTGATCTTCGTCGTCGAGGACAACGACTGGGGTATCTCGGTGCCCCGCTCGGCCTCGACGAGCAACTTCTCGGCCACCGACCGGGGCCGGGCCTACGGCATCCCCGGCGAGCGGGTCGAGGACAACTCGGTGGAAGGCGTCTACGAGGCGTGCGGACGCGCCGTACAGAGGGCACGCCGGAGCGAGGGACCGTCGCTGATCGAGGTGCACACCCTGCGACTCTGGGGCCACTTCGAGGGCGACGCGCAGGGCTACCGCGAGAGTGAGCTCGAAGACGTGCCGGGGCGCGACCCGATCCCGACCTACCGGAGGACGCTCATCGAAGAGGGCTTGCTCGACGAGGAGGAGGCCCAGAGGATCCGGGCCGAGGCCGAAGAGGAGGTCGAGGCGGCGATCCGGTTCGCCAAAGAAAGCCCCGAGCCCGCGCCCGATGAGGCGCTGGAACACGTCTTCGCCTGA